In the genome of Ictalurus punctatus breed USDA103 chromosome 3, Coco_2.0, whole genome shotgun sequence, the window TTAATAATGACTTTTTCCTAGCCTGGTGCTAGTTCCTATTTCCATATCCACTCCTGATTTTGTTATGATTTagttctccttctgtctgtttttttttttaacaccaaaGAAATTTTTAGCAGAACATGCCTTAGATTGAGGTTCTCACTGTTAACAGGGTCCTGAGAAAACAGTATGATTGAGAGGTTTCCTGGTCAGTGGTCAGGGCGCTGAAGCTTTTTAGGTGAACCTAAGCCACGTTGGCATGGTTCTCATACATCTACAGCCAAAACTCAATGGCTGCAATTGTTTTCCAAACATGGCTGTCTCTCTGTGAAGTTTAATTACCACTGATAGAATAATCAGTTAAATGACCCCAATTCCATTTGTTGAAAGCCATAACATGCTTTAATTTCATCTTCAACTCAGCTATAAGGGTTTGCTTCCTTTCCATTTCAGTCTCTGTAATTCATCAGGTAAATTCAGTTTTCAGTTCCAGTTTTCCAAATCTCTAACATTTAGACTGGAATTGAAACTGAAAGGATCCTAATGCTGATGTTGAATGTGTTGTACACAAGAATATGTATTGGCTTCTCTGTCTGAGATTGTAATGTGTTGTCTCTCAGCAGGGTGAGCCTGGAGCACAGGGACCACCGGGCCCTCCTGGCCCCCCAGGGCCTCCTGGTAATCCAGGACTGACTGGTGCTAATGGGCCACCGGTAAGAATCATTAATGTTCTTCCTAATGTTAGGATTAATCTTGTAGGTTTTTATTGTAGGTAATGTCTGGCTTTATGGTAAATACATGTAACCTTTTTATTAGTCATTTCTTGTCTCATTGATGTATTCAACTATGTTTTATGATAAAGGGAAAACCTGGAGAACCTGGAAAACCAGGAAAAGACCTGAGGGTATGTACAGTAAAAGCATAATTAACACTTTCTCTTATAGACACCAATTTTTACagcataaatattttaaactattttgtatcattttatttagaattttattaattagtaatgtttttgttttttttatttgcagatGTTGACAGGATTGAAGGTAAGCTTacataaagaaaatatattagTTAATGCTGAAACATTATTGTAATAGGACAAAAGACTGTGGTGAACTCCTGAAGTGCCTAAAGATACACGTGTAATGACTTCTTGCCTTTGGtaaatgtgaatattttgaTCTGTCAGACCTCACACAGTACACAGCTAAGGAAGGTTTCTCATTCAGATTAATTAATAATCACTTTACAAACCTAGTAATTAATTACATATAGCCACTTGTGCAGTATTACTGGTGCAGAGTCCTAGTTTTAACCTTTTTGAGTTTTAGTCCAGCTGTGTCAACAGCATTTTTCTGGGTGTTATAAACAGGTCTATGGTTCAGGCAAGGTTCAGCCACAGGGAGAGTGCATGCTTGTGCTACCAGTACAGAAGGGATACGCTGCATTTCACCAGTCTGTGTTGCTGTTGGATAATTTTCCATTTCCCCAGATGCATTAATTGCCATGGATTGTTTAGATTGGAGAATTTGAACGGTTGTAAGTTGAAACATGCAGGGCCCATAAAGTAGCACACCCAAGCTCTATATAAAAGCAACACACTAGTGTATATCAGCAGGATCCAGACATGTCTTGTGAATATCCAAACCACTATAAAGGAATAACTCCCTGCAGATGGTCCGAGTCATAAATAATACGACTTAATATTGTTTGAAAATCAACAACAACTCTTTAAATCAAGCAAAATAACTCAATAGGAGCATTTATTATGCAATCTAATGTTATTTTGTATTCAGTCAGGCAAAGAGATGAATGGCAATGGAGTGTAATGACTATATTGAATTCTCTCACTTTTTTACTTATAGGGAGAACCAGGTGTACCAGGACAAAAGGTAAGTTTCACAAGTGGCAtggattaatttattttctgatTATTAATTTATGATCTGAGGAAAACAAAgctgattttgttttcatgaaTATAGAAACCAATTGTATGAAAATCGTATGACAAATCTTTTAAGTGTAGACACTTCTAAGATGAAGAGACATATTTGGAATCTTGAATGCAATGCAGCAGAACATAGTAATGAATGTCCAAATCATCTGTTATCCATTTCATCTGAAGAGTTCCACACTAGAGATAAACTTGCATCATCACAGCTATTAAAATGTACTGAAGAGATAGTAGAGTATAAGTAAGCATGTTCGACCATTAAGACTACTGTCTCTTCTCTGTCCAGGGTGATCATGGTGAGACAGGATTAACTGGACCTGAAGGCCCCAAGGTAAGCTTCGTTCATCATTGATCATCTTACAGAACAGCTCATTCTGTCCACATATTAACATCTTTGTGCAGATTCTGTTGTTAGTAATGAAGTCTTTCTAagggtgctttcacatatgcagtGTTTGGTCCATGTGAATGGAACCCTGGTGCATTTTCCTTCTGTGTGGTTTGTTTGagcaggtgagaacacagcaaTCGCACTTCGGGATGCGCCAAAACAACCAGTCTGAACTTGTTTGAGTGAAGAACTCTCAGTCCTATTCCAAGTGAATTCTAGCACAGTTTGATTGCAGTGGGAAAATTATTTAACCGTGAATTTTAGGACATGAACAAAATATGAGCATTATTTATGGGTTATGGGGAGAATTTCTTTTGTGTAAGTCAGCTGCTGATCTGTGAGGCGCAAAAtgagccaaaggacagagctgaaATTCTGCACAAATGCCATGTGTTCTGGATAACTGTAATgctgaaacaaaaagaaaatgaaaagaaaaagaaaagaaaagaaaagctggaTATAATACACACAACATTTAAAGCTAGTTATTTATATACTTATCAAATCATTTATGTAGTGCCGGCTCTGTGTTCTCCATGGTCGAGGGATTTTTCTGTATTGTATACACACTTGGAAGTTTGTTTACTTTGTTCCACTGCCATATTTCTGGTGATTGAAAGCATATGATGAGTACGTTTTCAGCCTTATGTGCACCTCAGCCAACGtttcttttgctttttggtttgtttttagttatgtgcagtgtgaaaccaaaccaGATACCAAACAAGTTAAAAGCATCAACTTCACTCTGACTGGGACTCTGTTAATGGACTAATGTGTGAAAGTACCCTAAGTAAACATATatgcacaaatatacacacagaggAAGAGAGCTATATTCACAGTGAGCCAGCGTCTATCTTCCTACTTCATCATATTGATTTCACTCTATTTCCAAAGCCTAGAGGACTTTCCCACACTCCAATATGCCTAGTCCTTTCTCTTGAATTTAGTCATACTTTTATGTGACTAAACCATAACAGCCCTATTCACGTTTCCTTTCTACCTCATatgtttttctgtatttcattttcttttctcggACACATACGCAGCACTTTCCTGAGTCAGCTCTGACCAGTGTATGATTGACACTTTTGTGAGGACTGCTCACCCTAGCACAATCGGCTAatggttttattatttaaatagaaatgaacTTTACCATGATATAGCCTATATGCTTCCTACTGTGCAACCGCTATTTTGAACTGTGAAACAACCTGTTACTCCATTCCCTCAATATTTTGCCTTCTAAACTTTAGATTTCTTCCACAGACATGGATATTTTCCCATACACCCATCCAACTAAGATCTTGAGCCAGATTATGAGTAATCATCTCATATGGGGCACAGCAGATTTCGGGAAAAACACAATGTTAAGAAATGTTTTTCAACCCAAGTTGAATGTAACCACTGAGTGCATTTTCAGAGTGTACGTCATCAATTTGAACATAGACCATGCTCCCAGGTAGCAAATGTAAGACCTTAGCTGCTAACACAGTTTGGTCTTTGTCTCAACTGACATATACCTCTAGAGATGCATCATTATGAAGGTAGACTAAATGTAGCTTCTCCAAGCTGACACAAAATCCCTCAGTCAAGAAAGGTCTTGACAAGCAAGTATCTCAGGTTATGTCaattgccttttaaataaaaaaaatcccagcaaTGTATGTTATGATGCATGGCTAATGTAATGCTGTTTCCTCTTTGTTACCTTAGGGATCCAAAGGGGATCAAGGACAGAAGGTAAGACaattgtgtttttgtatttgaaaTCACCTCTTTATTAAATATGTGCATTTTTCACAAATTGACTGACATTATTCTctattattttagtttgtaTCTGcccacaatatatattttttaacaaatgtaGTTCTTTTTTAGTTCTTTTCCCaaagaataaacaaattagTAACAGTGGCCCTTGCCAGGCAAAGGATGCTATAAAtgcatgttaatgaatgtgatCTTTATTTACTGTGCAAGCTTCATATCAGTCCATTCGCTTGTacccacagaaaaaaaatttaaaagctCACATGCGTGTGACTGTTTTTGTTGCATATGGATCACAGGCCTGATGCACACATTTAGTCTTAACCAGATGTCCTGTGAACTTTTATGGAAagctgtctaaaaaaaaaaatagtgcacGTCCTATtggtatctgtatttgtatttgtatttctgAACAATGTATTTGTATTCGGTTTCAAGACTGAATGTTGATTTAGAAAAATCTGTTTGCTCTTCATTGCAAGTAAAAACAGTATACAGTGACTATAAGTAAGCACAAGCAATACAGCAGGTTTGGACAATTAGTTGGTTTACTTTAATATCGACACAGTAAGCAGGTTAGTACATTTGCAGTTGTGATTACACCGTGCCATTTGGCTCTTTCTCAAGGGAAGTATTTTCAGTCTGTTTACACCTACTCATGTACAAATAGCCAGAAGAGGCCAGAGAGTATTCTGTCTGTCTAACTAGCTGTGGTGAGTATTGTCTTCTCGAGCCAACAGTGCTACAGTACCTCCAAAAGAATGTATCAGTGTAGGTTGCCAGCATCAGAGTCAGAGACTGGGTGTGATATCTTAAATAATGCCTGGGCTCTTATCAGCATGTGGGGGACAGTCTGAGACCAAATGCCTAATATCAGTGCCAGTGAAGTACATGGTACATGGAGCTTCTATCTAGTTCATGGGGTTTAATggaattttaatttttatttcccTTCATGTCCCTTCTctttacacacatgcatacacacaatgctttctgttctgtctcagCCTTACATGACCACCCATTGGGGATCTGATGGTTAGATTAAGCACTAGTCTCTTcttagattttttcccccctggtTTATAGCACATGATTTCTTCTCCAGTGTCTGCCACAAGATGTAAAATCAAAATTCTTTATTTGTCATATGCTACTTTTCTgcttgtatttgtgtgtgtgtgtgtgtgtgtgtgtgtgtgtgtgtgtgtgtgtgtgtgtgtgtgtgtgtgtgtgcccataTATGTGTGTCCACTGTTCTGCTAAAGATGTTTCCATCTGCTTGACATGTagggagagggggggaagaTGGGTCTTGcaggagagaaaggagagaaggtATCCTCTCTGAGTGAATTCACCTTCGTGTGGCTCTCAGTATTGCATGGTTTGAACCATGACTCTAATAGCATGAATATCCATATTGTGGAGATAATTAttatcttcattattattataaatctaaAACTGAACCATAAACACTGGTCTTAAATAGATTAATCAGACATCTTGCAAAATAGTGTCAAAATGGCACATGCTACAGTGATGCAtctaaaaatgtttacatgttgCTTGCTAGAGGTCACCACATTTACTCAGTAATGTCACAGAGAGGCTTTGCCAAATGGAACAGAACAAAGGCCTTTTCACAGAAGAGGAGCTCCTGAAGACGTATCTGCTCCCCAGTGATCTGATGTTTAGTCCATAGAGTCCTTCTGTCTTCAATCACATTCtcaacacaaaaatacactgtCCTCTTTTAGCTTGCTAGACATGTTGCCATGACTGTAATCTGCACTGGTTACTGTCATGTGTCAGAATCTTGTGAAGGAAATGTAATCCAGTTACTACATCATAAATTACATAGTGTCACTACTCCAGTTGTTCTGCAGGCTAGACTATCTGCAGGAGATTGTGAGGTGATGACCACAACCTCTGAATTACAGTCATTCACAGCTGAGAGCAGGACAGTCTGAATCCTTTTTAGTCTATATTTAATGAGATGAAAGAGAGCAGACCCACTTCACTATACACTCCCCCACATGTGCAAGAAAACTGTTTAACGGTTTCTGACAGCAGGTGGCCTTGAGTAAGGAAAGTTTGAGACTTCAGTGATATCACACAAAAATGGAAAGGAGTATGAGATGACGATGAATTGCCATGAGTAGCAACTGAGAGAAAAAATGAGTTTCCTTCCCCTCATTGTCCCTTTTCTGAGCtctatgagaaaatatacaCCAATTAGAAAACCAGTTGTTTCCATGAGATCCTTCTGTTTTGGTCAAAGAATATGGATTGATCTTGGATGCTCACATTTCCCTGTTTTTTTACTATCTCTCTTGGTATACTTGCCTATGGGTGTCTGAAAAGCGAAGTAATTATGagagtaaaactacatataCTTAATTTTGATATGAACATAGAACATATGTTCTACATGTTCACCCTTATGCTCTTGCATTTTCCCAACCACTTTATCATCTTTCTGCAAGTTTTGCTCAAAATATTCTCAGCGGTTCCTGATTTTTCAGATACCCTGTAGAATTATGAATCAAGAACCTTATTTAAATACactaatagaaaaaaaaattccttaaGGGTTATTTGAAGCATTAATGGTTTGATAATTCTGAATTGgctcaacttaaaaaaaatttctgaaaTGGAAAGTCTTTGTTGTAAGGTTctatttagatatttttttaaagacaaccCATAGAAGCATTTAAGGTGCCATACAATTAGCAATCTATTTTGGCATTTAGGCTGTGTACTGAATGTGGAGAGTAGCTTTCTTGTGTAAGGGTAGATTGGTGATGCATTCATACTCCCACAGTTCCACTGTATTTCAAAGACCTCACCCACATCATTTCACTGCAGAGAATGACAGTCTGATAAATCATCTGTGGACTGCTTCTGTCCACACTCTGCATACTGAACTGATCCACTATCCAAAATAGCACAGTGGAGATGAAGAAATAATGAGGGATGGAGAAGATGTCAAGAATGGTGTGAGTTGAGCATAAAAGGAGAGGATCAAAGAGACTGGCAATCCCGAGACCACCtccctcactgtaaatattGAAGGCTGCAGGCATTACAGCTTCTTTCTTTTGCCCTGCATCACAAAGCCACAGTCTTTTACCTTACTAGACCAGAACTGtgggtatatatatacacatatatatacagtatataccacACACTGTCTGCAAAAAGTATATGTTCTCTTCCACTTCACTCATTCTGAGCCCATGAGATTAGTCTGGCTGGGCCAGGACTGGACGGTAGTCATGACAGGCAGCTGAGCATGTTGCACTCATGTCTCCAGTTCAAAGCCCCCCTTGAGTTCCTGGGATAATTAGCACACTCTCATACTGCATATCATTTGACAATGCACGACCCAAGATTCTGACCACTGCACCTGTTAGGGTCTCACATAATCCAagagagtagtgtgtgtgtggtcaaaGAGGAGATGATTTTACCATCCACTCAGACCCACTGTCTTCTTAACTCTGCACATGGTGCCTGGTgtctgcccttctgcagttgaCAGATATGCTTTCTGTGGAAGCTTTTGAATTCCTAGAACATTTTATTGCAAATGCACAACCCAATAACAGAACTGCCATTTAGGTTGCACTTCTACAATGTGCCTAGCATGCCATCTAAAGATCTGTTTTAGTCGCATGGTATTTTAGATGTGTTATGAGCCTTTGAAAAGATGGAAAACTGATGCCACTTTTCCAGGGTGAGCGAGGGATGCCTGGAATGCCTGGAAAACAAGGATTGAAGGTAGTGCACATTGAATGTGCTTTTAGTCATCCAGTATATTAACGAGTTCTGCTTTATGGTTACTACTACTGTTCACTTGCCATGGgtatttaaatgcatttctatGTTAAAGCTGGAAATGTTGTACAAGAGCCAAACTGTAAAGCCTGTCTTGCAGTACTCACCCAGCATGCAATCTGAAGAAGATTTCCAAAGTGGAAATGTTCAACATTTTCTGAGTGTTCGTACAAATAACAATAATCTAGCCACTTCACAAATATACTGCAATAACTATAGACAAGAGACTGCTTTCTTCACAAGAGACTGTATCTACTCATGAGTGTGTTGTATGTACAGTCACCTtggaaagtattggaacagcaaggccaattcttttgtctTGTCAAAccatgggcggctgtggctcaggtgttagagtgggttgtccactaatcatagggttggcagttcaactcctgactccacatgccaaagtgtccttggacaagacactcaaccccaagttgctcccaatggcaagttagcgccttgtatggcagctgtgctaccattggtgtgtgaatgggtgaatgagacacagtataaagcgctttaaggttaaaaaagcgctatataagtgcagaccatttaccattaccattTTGTAGATAAGAGGGAATATCAATCAGGGTCAAGCTGCAGTACAaccctggaaaagcatcatTAAAGAAGAATGCAAAAGTTTGGTTGTGTCAGTGGGGTGTCTGATTGGTACAgctattgcaagcaagggatatgcgaccaaatattaagtgttatttaatttaatttactttaagaagATCTGTTCCAGTATTTTGCTCACCTATAAACTGGGTGGTTTGGGTGGTTCTTTAACACACCTTGAAGTTGTTTAACAGATCTTAAATtgaatatcaggaaatgaatgctgaaattctgatttatcatcttatatatcttttttttttttatctcaaacccaaatgtctttggtgtatagcaaaaacaaaagaattggccttgctgttcaaGTTCTTTTGGAGGGAAATGTATATGAGACCCATTTTCATTGTTTGTGGCTTGGTGGTCTTGAGGAATGAGAGGGCATATGCAAGAGTGGCAGTGACTAACTGTGAGTCCCTGTATACAGTCTCAGCTGCGTCTGTATATCACTCCCTTGTTTTTTGCTCATTAGTTTGAGTCAGACGTGAAATAAACACCTATCATGTGTTCTTTACTATGAATAACAAAGCAATGTACGTCAGCTCATTGTGGCTCTGCCAGTGATCAGCTTTGGATGCCTGGAACACACAAAGCCTGACCAGATGTTCTAAATATTGACACCACAGCTTGTTGTCCAGTAATTGTGATAGGACTAATGTGTCTAAGGGACACCAAGTTTACAGTTAATGTCTGTGATGTTTGAATTAGTTTATGCTAATTTGTGTTGACACTATGTatgaaaaaaagataataataaaggctttttaaaataaccaaacattttaataatgtttgtttatgaAATATGGTATGCTGTGAACTATGGCATGAGTTTGTTGAGTTTTAGATATTAggatctttttctctttccttaCTATTACTGtctcctttttttctgtctttgatTGTGCTGGCCTTTCACTTCAGGGAGAACTTGGTTTTCCAGGGGCTCCTGGACTAAAGGTAAAGGTCTGAGAAATATAGACAGTGACAATAAAACTAGTCTTAATGTCTTAGTGATATTCAAGACAAATGGTGTGTTTTCTATCACCGTATAAAGGGTCAGGCAGGTGTTCCCGGTATTCCTGGGAAGCGAGGCTATAAGGTAAGCCTATAATGGACATGAAAAGAGCATGAGGTTCACAATTATTGTCATGTTGTGTGCACCCTATGCTACTCTGGGTCCTTGTTTCATTGTTTGAATTGAGAATTTAGTGTCACTGACTGAGAGAAATTTTTCCatatggtgttcattactgtcATGAATCTGTGTCATTCTTATATGTCTGGGCATGAGAACGCTCCATGTGTGAAACACTGACCTGAATTTGCCCTGTGAATTCATTATAATTTGAGTGGCTAGTTCTGTAATGTATGAGTTccttttgaagaaaaaaaaaaaaaaaacaaacatatatatatatatatatatatatatatatatatatatatatatatatatatatatatatatatatatacacattactgtttttaatatataaaactatgtttaaaggtgtttaatgCAATAAACTGGTATCCCATCAAGAGTTTATTCCCAGCTCGCTCCCAGGGTTTCTGGGATTCATAAAGCTTGCTGAAATTTAAGTAATGAACAAATAAAGGAAATAGTTTATTAGTGCACATGCTTCGTTGTTGAGTATTATTACTAATTGTGCATAATGCGTTGGCCTGACAGTAAAGCCTGAAAAGTATAGTGATAAAATTTGGTGTGTATTTGCAAATTATAGAATGTAATACAGTAATACTTAGTGAATATCATTATGATATCTCATGGCTTTGGTGTCAGTGACTACACCATGCTATAAGTAATATTGTTAATTGGTATGACTGTAACTGAAACTGGGCTAATCAGCTCTTGTGTTTTTATCTCTTGGCAGGGTGAAAAGGGGGAGCTGAGCTCTTCAGGAGTTGGTGTGAAAGGAGAACCAGGACTGCCTGGATCCAAGGTAGTGCATTTTAAGCATGGCTATTCAACTTGTCAGCGACCAATCAGTTATCATCTGTTAACCAGTGTGGTGTATTATATTACAGGGACAAAAAGGTGATCAAGGCATTAAGGTTAGTAATGTCTCCACCACTAATTAAAACCAGTATAGTGTTACACTGATATTGTATAGTAACCGTTTTGTCTGTAGGGTGAAACAGGACCTGAAGGCCAACCTGGACCAAGAGTGAGTTAAAACTCAAATCATTTATAAATTCCAATTAATTGAATTTAGTATGTACAGTTTTGCTGTATATTTGTTCTTTTTGCATATCAGGGTCCTCCAGGTGCAACAGGAGAACCAGGAAAAATGTTAATCAACAACAATGAAAATGTATGTTATCTGTCTAATTCTAACTATGAAAATTATTCATCTGTTAAAGAGAAATTTTAAACATGCAGTATGtttaaataaactgttttgtttCAGGATATTCGTAATGTGCATCTAATGGTGAGTGATCACATGTAAAAGAAGATGTATTTAGAAAATAGTGTACGAGTTAATCAAACTAAATAATTAAAGTTTATTCAAATAATTATACATATGTTACTGCAGGGCCCACCTGGTCTACCTGGGCCTCCTGGGTTACCTGGTACCAAGGTAGTGGATCATTCaaatattcacattttaatAGTTTTCAGTATTCAATTGTCATGCCTTTTATGACAATTCAGTGAGTAAAGATATTTTTGAATGTCTGTTAACATTCTATGTGTATTTCCTTGGGAATACTTTTGCATTCAGGGTGAAGTTGGACTGCCTGGGCCTCCTGGTCTTGATGGGGAAAAGGTAAAACAgtatttttacaataaaaattacaaatagGCAGCGATTGTTGGTTTGCTGGTCAATGTAATTCATCAAAGTAGATTAGTGATGTTGAACAATCATATGTCTCAGGGTCCTCGGGGAAAAGCAGGAGAGCCTGGACCCATTGGCCCACCCGGACCTGAAGGGCCACGAGGAGAGGGAGGAGTTATGGGCTTCCCTGGACCTAAAGGGGATAAAGGAGACATGGGTCCCTCTGGGTCACCTGTGAGTGTTCAAGGAACCTGACTTACCAAATTCGAACTCCTAAACTGTCACTTTTAGAAAGTTCATTTTCATCtgtgaagatgaagatgaattcTGTGAAGATGATCTTAGGTCTATAATGTCTGCAGCGCCATTGTGGCAGTTAAGCTATGCACAAGACGTAAATTGAATAGTTGTACCCCTGTGTGCCGTCACAGTAATAGATAATAATAAGTGTGTGGGCAGCATTGCATCCATCATTAATTACTCAAAGATTCAAGTTGTGAATTTGTGATTCATTTGGGGTGCCATGAACTTGAATGTTCATATTTCAAATTTGCATCCAGAAGATAAGTGAACAATGTCAATTGATTCCATCAAAATTTTCCATCCTGGTAGTACTTAACCTTTATTTCATCATTCCTTCCCATTCTGTAGGGTTTAGATGGCCCTACTGGTGTAAAAGGGGCTGCAGGGCCTACTGGTCCTATTGGATTACCAGGATCAATGGTACGCAATGGTGCCCCCATTGGATTGATGTTAATGATGCATAGGCATCAGATGACATCAGAATGTTTCAGATGCTCTTCCATTATGTAAggaaaatatgaataatatagATGATAAATGTTTTATCCTCTTCTTCAGGGTCAGAAAGGTGAAGCTGGAGAAAAGGGGGAAAATGGAGACCAGGTAAATCTGGTAAATCTTCCTGCTTGTTTTGAGGAATCATCAAAAACCTAAAGCTGGAGAGTGTGATAAACAGGCAGTACTATTTTGCAGCAACATTGATGTTTGAACAGCACACATATAAAAGAATTGTGTTTACCATTCAGTTCCTATTAGATCTCTCTTTGGTGGTTCATAATTGGACCAAACAGGGTAATATTACtatttgttctttgtttttcttagaTGTATGGCCCACCAGGACCTCCAGGACCTGCAGGGCCAGTGGGGCCAATGGTGAGGATGCTATATGCTACTTACAATGACATTGCAAGATAATTTTTATTGCATTATAATTCCATTATTGCATTGCCATGTTAGGCAACACATTGGCGGACTCACCGCAAGTCAGTCATTGTCGAAACATTTCACACATCCAAAAcccttttttaacatttaacctGAGTGCAAAGAAAATGCATGACACACACAGAAGTATGTTGTTAAACAGATGTTAAAATCTGTTAGCCTTTTTATCACATTTATGCACCCTACAAAACCCCCGtttttcagctcaagtctacctcaCAATCTTTTTGAAACATGCTAATTAAATGGTTGTGGATATTTGTGAGATGAAGGGAGGGGAGTGGGTGTGGCAAGGCAGGGAAGGAAGATTGGGCGAGAAACTCTCATCTGTCAGTGGCCTATGCCGACTCTCACTAAATATATTGCTGGCAAAGTTAAAGTCCAATGAAATGCATTGACTACCGTctgttttttccctttaaaagTAACTGAATGCActattacatatattatatatattagattAATCATAATTTCATATAATTGTATATGTACAaatgtacacatatatacactataaaagtgtacatatatatacactataaaaGATGTTTTAACACATGTTACTACCTGTGATGTCGACACGATGTAGATTTTAAATCCGGAAGACGAAGCTTaaaattaac includes:
- the LOC108263561 gene encoding collagen alpha-1(XIII) chain isoform X16, encoding MTGSFFIFVPISLTLFQGPPGRAGFPGDKGSMGIPGRMGLKGNTGEKGAPGEPGLSIIGPRGPPGQPGTRGFPGFPGPIGLDGKPGQNGQKGDMGPPGLKGLPGEPGPKGEKGVCGDYTHRMLPITVRNMPSISPLILKRLKQGEPGAQGPPGPPGPPGPPGNPGLTGANGPPGKPGEPGKPGKDLRMLTGLKGEPGVPGQKGDHGETGLTGPEGPKGSKGDQGQKGEGGKMGLAGEKGEKGERGMPGMPGKQGLKGELGFPGAPGLKGQAGVPGIPGKRGYKGEKGELSSSGVGVKGEPGLPGSKGQKGDQGIKGETGPEGQPGPRGPPGATGEPGKMLINNNENDIRNVHLMGPPGLPGPPGLPGTKGEVGLPGPPGLDGEKGPRGKAGEPGPIGPPGPEGPRGEGGVMGFPGPKGDKGDMGPSGSPGQKGEAGEKGENGDQVNLMYGPPGPPGPAGPVGPMGSPGLSGPKGEPGLGVRGDKGSPGQKGDKGDRGHLGLPGAHGLDGKPGPVGLIGPPGIPGPAGPKGERGEKGEMGVAGPTGPQGIPGLVGPPGLKGNRGERGKRGNRGAKGDKGDQGAPGLDAPCPLGDDGLPVPGCWNKGQNPFQLAKK
- the LOC108263561 gene encoding collagen alpha-1(XIII) chain isoform X19; translated protein: MTGSFFIFVPISLTLFQGPPGRAGFPGDKGSMGIPGRMGLKGNTGEKGAPGEPGLSIIGPRGPPGQPGTRGFPGFPGPIGLDGKPGQNGQKGDMGPPGLKGLPGEPGPKGEKGVCGDYTHRMLPITVRNMPSISPLILKRLKQGEPGAQGPPGPPGPPGPPGNPGLTGANGPPGKPGEPGKPGKDLRMLTGLKGEPGVPGQKGDHGETGLTGPEGPKGSKGDQGQKGELGFPGAPGLKGQAGVPGIPGKRGYKGEKGELSSSGVGVKGEPGLPGSKGQKGDQGIKGETGPEGQPGPRGPPGATGEPGKMLINNNENDIRNVHLMGPPGLPGPPGLPGTKGEVGLPGPPGLDGEKGPRGKAGEPGPIGPPGPEGPRGEGGVMGFPGPKGDKGDMGPSGSPGLDGPTGVKGAAGPTGPIGLPGSMGQKGEAGEKGENGDQVNLMYGPPGPPGPAGPVGPMGSPGLSGPKGEPGLGVRGDKGSPGQKGDKGDRGHLGLPGAHGLDGKPGPVGLIGPPGIPGPAGPKGERGEKGEMGVAGPTGPQGIPGLVGPPGLKGNRGERGKRGNRGAKGDKGDQGAPGLDAPCPLGDDGLPVPGCWNKGQNPFQLAKK
- the LOC108263561 gene encoding collagen alpha-1(XIII) chain isoform X2 — protein: MTGSFFIFVPISLTLFQGPPGRAGFPGDKGSMGIPGRMGLKGNTGEKGAPGEPGLSIIGPRGPPGQPGTRGFPGFPGPIGLDGKPGQNGQKGDMGPPGLKGLPGEPGPKGEKGVCGDYTHRQGHPVKTLAALRSSQALMLKQGEPGAQGPPGPPGPPGPPGNPGLTGANGPPGKPGEPGKPGKDLRMLTGLKGEPGVPGQKGDHGETGLTGPEGPKGSKGDQGQKGEGGKMGLAGEKGEKGERGMPGMPGKQGLKGELGFPGAPGLKGQAGVPGIPGKRGYKGEKGELSSSGVGVKGEPGLPGSKGQKGDQGIKGETGPEGQPGPRGPPGATGEPGKMLINNNENDIRNVHLMGPPGLPGPPGLPGTKGEVGLPGPPGLDGEKGPRGKAGEPGPIGPPGPEGPRGEGGVMGFPGPKGDKGDMGPSGSPGLDGPTGVKGAAGPTGPIGLPGSMGQKGEAGEKGENGDQVNLMYGPPGPPGPAGPVGPMGSPGLSGPKGEPGLGVRGDKGSPGQKGDKGDRGHLGLPGAHGLDGKPGPVGLIGPPGIPGPAGPKGERGEKGEMGVAGPTGPQGIPGLVGPPGLKGNRGERGKRGNRGAKGDKGDQGAPGLDAPCPLGDDGLPVPGCWNKGQNPFQLAKK